One Phoenix dactylifera cultivar Barhee BC4 unplaced genomic scaffold, palm_55x_up_171113_PBpolish2nd_filt_p 001114F, whole genome shotgun sequence DNA window includes the following coding sequences:
- the LOC103697277 gene encoding pentatricopeptide repeat-containing protein At1g15510, chloroplastic, with amino-acid sequence MAVPSNKPPTPLLTDHLFCLPSKSTRPKSLNLSPNPNSPQFSPRKAQKLSALSPNVPPVPTTSSFADPNPDIRRLCLHGDLEGALLLLDSAGERPVDEDTYVTLLRLCEWRHAVPEGSRVHSHISSSNAHLSVRLGNALLSMFVRFGELVVAWSVFGKMVERDVFSWNVMIGGYGKNGFLEESLDLYQRMLWAGNGIRPDVYTFPCVLRSSGGIPDLMSGREIHAHLIRFGFGLETDVLNSLITMYAKCGEFHCARRVFDEMPRRDCISWNAMISGYFENEEHFEGLRLFLTMQDLSFDPDLMTMTSVISASGALCDMRLGKEIHGYAVKKKFYVDVSVSNSLIQMYTSFGSLNEAEKIFLRIETKDVVSWTAMISGYEKNGLPDKALKVFEQMEENDVIPDEITIASVLSACACLGRLDMGIKVHELARRNGLMPYTIVGNTLLDMYSKSKCIDKALEVFRRMPAKNVISWSSVISGFRINCQSFEALTFFRHMQADVKPNSVTLIAALSACAAVGALMCGKEIHAQTLRSGLDSEGYLPNALLDLYVKCGRMEYAWMQFNRLEEKDVVSYNIMLTGYAMRGHGDLAVALFSRMIDVGVHPDEITFVALLCACSRAGMVSQGWNYFNSMAQKYLVIPNLRHYTCMVDLLGRAGFLEEAHQFIKDMPIEPDAAIWGALLNGCRIHRKVELGELAAKHIFELDTDSVGYYMLLCNLYADDGKWNQVVRVRKAMREKGLVVDPGCSWVEAKGVVHAFLSADESHPQIKEIYAVINGLYDRMKAAGFPLPEDGLSDEAEASKADIFCGHSERLAIAFGLINSLPGMPVRVTKNLYMCQSCHSIVKMISKIVRREITVRDTEQFHHFKDGRCSCGDEGYWKSKTE; translated from the coding sequence ATGGCAGTTCCCAGCAATAAACCTCCCACTCCCCTCCTCACAGACCACCTCTTCTGTCTTCCCTCCAAATCCACTAGACCCAAATCCCTCAACCTTTCTCCCAACCCCAATAGTCCCCAATTCTCCCCCAGAAAGGCCCAAAAGCTCTCCGCCCTCAGCCCCAACGTCCCCCCCGTTcccaccacctcctccttcGCCGACCCCAATCCCGATATCCGCCGCCTCTGTCTCCACGGCGACTTGGAAGGAGCCCTCCTACTGCTGGACTCCGCTGGCGAACGCCCGGTGGACGAGGACACCTACGTCACCTTACTGAGGCTCTGCGAATGGCGTCACGCCGTGCCAGAAGGCTCCCGCGTCCACTCCCACATCTCCTCCTCCAACGCCCACCTCAGCGTCCGTCTCGGCAACGCCCTCTTGAGCATGTTTGTCAGGTTCGGCGAACTCGTCGTCGCGTGGTCGGTGTTCGGCAAAATGGTCGAGAGGGACGTCTTCTCTTGGAACGTGATGATCGGCGGGTATGGGAAAAATGGTTTCTTGGAAGAGTCCCTGGATTTGTACCAACGGATGCTGTGGGCCGGCAACGGTATCAGGCCGGATGTATATACTTTTCCCTGCGTCCTGAGGTCCTCCGGCGGTATCCCGGACTTGATGAGTGGGAGAGAGATCCATGCTCATCTGATTAGATTTGGTTTCGGTTTGGAAACCGATGTTTTGAATTCTCTGATCACCATGTATGCAAAGTGCGGTGAATTTCACTGTGCTCGGAGAGTGTTTGACGAAATGCCAAGGAGGGATTGCATCTCGTGGAATGCGATGATCTCTGGCTATTTTGAGAACGAGGAGCATTTTGAAGGGTTGAGATTGTTCTTAACAATGCAGGATCTTTCATTTGATCCGGATTTGATGACGATGACAAGTGTCATCTCTGCATCTGGGGCGCTCTGTGATATGAGGTTAGGAAAGGAGATTCACGGCTATGCGGTAAAGAAGAAGTTTTATGTCGATGTGTCAGTGAGCAATTCATTGATTCAGATGTATACTAGCTTCGGTAGCTTGAATGAAGCTGAGAAAATTTTTTTGCGGATAGAGACCAAGGATGTGGTGTCATGGACAGCAATGATATCAGGATATGAGAAGAATGGCTTGCCAGATAAAGCTTTAAAAGTATTTGAACAGATGGAAGAAAATGATGTTATCCCTGATGAGATCACGATAGCAAGTGTTCTATCAGCCTGTGCTTGCTTGGGACGTTTGGATATGGGCATCAAGGTGCATGAACTTGCAAGGAGGAACGGGCTTATGCCATATACCATAGTCGGGAACACACTCCTTGACATGTATTCCAAGTCTAAGTGCATCGATAAAGCACTAGAAGTATTCAGACGCATGCCTGCGAAGAATGTGATATCTTGGAGTTCAGTAATTTCGGGCTTCCGGATCAACTGCCAGAGCTTTGAAGCTTTGACTTTCTTTCGCCATATGCAGGCTGATGTAAAACCAAATTCTGTCACGTTGATTGCTGCCCTCTCTGCTTGTGCTGCCGTTGGAGCTTTAATGTGCGGAAAGGAGATCCATGCTCAAACTCTGCGGAGCGGTTTAGATTCTGAGGGCTATCTACCAAATGCTCTTCTAGACTTGTATGTTAAGTGTGGAAGGATGGAATATGCATGGATGCAGTTTAATCGACTTGAAGAGAAGGATGTGGTGTCATATAATATCATGCTAACAGGTTATGCCATGCGAGGACATGGAGATCTTGCTGTGGCTTTGTTCAGTAGGATGATAGATGTGGGAGTACATCCAGATGAAATCACATTTGTTGCTCTCTTGTGTGCTTGCAGCAGGGCTGGAATGGTGAGTCAAGGTTGGAACTATTTTAACAGCATGGCCCAAAAGTACTTGGTAATTCCAAATCTGAGACACTACACTTGCATGGTGGACCTGTTGGGTCGAGCTGGCTTCTTGGAGGAAGCCCACCAGTTCATAAAAGATATGCCTATCGAGCCGGATGCTGCAATCTGGGGAGCATTGTTGAATGGATGCAGGATACATCGCAAGGTCGAGCTTGGTGAACTTGCTGCAAAACATATCTTCGAGTTGGACACAGATAGTGTTGGATATTACATGCTGCTGTGTAATTTATACGCTGATGATGGCAAATGGAACCAAGTGGTGAGAGTGAGGAAGGCAATGAGAGAGAAGGGCTTAGTTGTAGATCCTGGATGCAGTTGGGTAGAAGCAAAGGGAGTTGTTCATGCATTTCTTAGTGCTGATGAATCACATCCACAGATAAAGGAGATTTATGCAGTCATAAATGGGTTGTATGATAGGATGAAGGCAGCTGGTTTTCCTCTGCCTGAGGATGGATTGTCCGATGAGGCTGAAGCATCGAAGGCTGATATATTTTGTGGCCACAGTGAAAGACTTGCCATTGCTTTTGGGCTCATCAATAGCCTACCTGGGATGCCTGTTCGGGTAACCAAAAACCTGTACATGTGCCAGAGCTGCCATAGCATTGTGAAAATGATCTCAAAGATTGTCCGACGAGAGATAACAGTTAGGGACACCGAGCAATTCCACCATTTTAAAGATGGAAGATGTTCTTGCGGAGATGAGGGATACTGGAAAAGTAAGACTGAATAA